The DNA region CAGCCCGTTGGCGTGGCGCAGCTTTTCGGTGAGCAGACGGGCGCAGGCCTCGGCCAGCTTCATCGTCGGCTCCTCCAGGGACTCGCGGATGCCGCCCCGGCGTCCGTCGATAACCGGGCGGATGCCGATTTTGGGCATTTCGCCCGCCAGACGATTTACTATGATAGGTAAGCTCATGTTGTTTATCCCTCCCAATTATAATGAAAGTTGCCCGGAGATACGCCGCGATAAATCGCGAAGCTGGCGGACTTCCAAGCGGTTCGTTTCCGTGAAGCTCCGGTGATCCTTGACGCGGCAGCCATAATTGCCGAAAATGCCCTCCAGCATAAGAAAATACTTGGCGTTGACCGGATACAGCTGCTTCTCGATCAGCGAGGTCATACTTAGAAAACCGGTCAGTTCATCGGCCTTCTCCGGCTGTTCCCGCCAGTTTTGCAGCAGCCATACATACAGGTCCGGTTGAAAATTGGCCATGACCCCGCTGTAGCCATGTACGCCAAGCTCCAGCGTTTCCAGCAGGGTGGCCGTGTTGGCGTTGTATATTTTCAAGCCGCTGTCCCGGGTAGCTTCCAGCTTAAAGCGGATATTGCCGGTGTCGCAGCTCGTGTCCTTCAGGAAGCAAAAACGGCCGGTGCCGGCGCTCCAGCGGAGCAGTTCGGGCGAAATGAGCCGTTTGTAAGGATAGGGGCATTCGTAGAAGCCGAGCGGAATTTGCTCCGGCAGCTCCTTCAGAAGCCGCTCCAGATTGTGTTTCCACACGTCGTCCCCTTCCTCTTCCCGGGCCAGCCGGTTGGTAATGAGCACAAGCGCGTCGATGCCCGTCCCGGCCATCGCGTTCAGTTCCCGGACCTGTTCGGCAAAATCGTCGGAGATGTGCCCCGAAGCGATGACCGGTACGCGCCCAGCCGCCTTCTCCTTAATAAACGCGGCCAGCTTCACCCGCTCTTCCAAACTCAAATGGAACATCTCGCTGGACTGGCATACGGCAAACAGCCCGTTTACGCCATGGGCGATATACCATTCCACAGCCCGCGCCTGCGCCTCGTAGTCGATTTGTCCGCTCGCCGTAAATGGCGTGACCATCGTCGGCCAGACACCGCCGGCCATGGGCGAATTACTCTGCCTATTCATGTGCGTTCCTCCACGTTAGTCATTATGTTTTGCCTCCGGAATCGTAAAGCCAATCCTAACGGACTCCAGCCCCGTTATTTCCACCGCAGCCGCACAAAAGCAATGTTCTCCCGGTTCCAGGTGTAAGTCAGGTATAGGATGCCGCCATGAACGATCAGCGCCGGATAGGAGTACTCGCCTTCCCCGTCCTCCAGCACCGCTTCGCGTCTCCAGGTCAGCCCGTTGTCGCGCGAAATGTCCAGCGTCAGCGGCGTTCGCGGTCCCCAGTTGGCACCGACCGGATTGCTGCACAGCACCAGCGTCCCGTCGTCAAGGCGGGCAACGTCCAGCCCGCTGTTGTTGTTGGGCAGCCCGGTCGGATAAGCTTCGCTCCAGGTCAGCCCGCCGTCCGGCGAATCGCTGCGGTAGATTTGCCCTTCGGTGCTGCGCAGCAGCATATGAACCTCCCCGGGCCGGGACTCCCACAGGGACGGCTGAATCACACCCCGCCCGTAGAAGGACTGCTCCGATACCGGAATGTCGCTGGCCGGAGCGGCGCCGCCAATAGCTGAAGCGGCCCCGTGCCCGGGAGCGCTGCCATTTAACGGCGCGTCGTCCACGGGAGCAACGCCGCCTTCCGGAACACTGCAGTCCGCAGGAACGCCTCCGTTCCCCGCTGCAGCCCCGAACGCCGATTCGCCGCTGCTTCCCGCTAGACTGCCGGATGCCGATGCGGTGACGCTCCCCGATATGCCGCCGGCCGGCCCGGCATCCTCCCCGCCGATGCCGGGGATGCCGACCCAGCCGCTGCGGCGCCAGCTCCTGCCGCGATCGTCCGAGCGGTCGGTGAAGGCGCGCCACAGCCCGTCCTCGGTCGAAGCAGGCGCGAGCCAGGCCCCGTCCGCCAGCACGATCGCTTTGTTGCGCACCGGCCCGCGCCCGCCGCGATCTCCCGGAACCAGCTCGGCCGCCATGGTCCAGGTGCGCCCGCCGTCAGCCGAGCGCTTGAACAGCGTCCGCCACTCCTTAATCAATCGGCCAGCTTTATAGAACAGAATGATTTCGCCGCTCTCCAAAACCAGCAGCACCGGATTCCAGCAAGGCTCATCCGGTTCGTCCGCCAGCTTGCCGGGCTCCGACCAAACGCCGCCGCTTCTGCGCGCCCCCCAGATAGCGGTGTCGTCCGCCCCCTCCCGGCTGCCCGCGAACCAAACCGCCAGCGCGTCGCCGCCTTCAAGCACGGCCAGATGCGAAGCGTGACAGCAGGCAAACGGCTTTTCCCCGTTCATGATGAGCTCTTTCTCGATTTTTTTTAACATGTCATGCCCCCTCTCCATCACGTTCACCTAGCCTTTGATCCCCGAATTGGTAATCCCTTCGACGAAGTAGCGCTGCAGGGACAGAAACACGATGATCGACGGGATAATCGCCATGCAGGCGGCGGCCAACGACGTGCCGTACTGGAACTGGGCAGTGGAGTTGGCTCCGCCCATAAACTGCGCAATCCCTACGGTGAGCGGCTTCAGCGCGTTCTCGCGGATCGCGATCATCGGCCACAGGAAATTGTTCCAATTGGAGATGAACATCAGAATCGTCACCGTGGACACGGCCGGTTTGGTCAGCGGCAGCATGATTTTGGCGAAGATGCCGAAATCTTTGCACCCGTCGATACGGGCGGCCTCTTCAAGCTCGTTGGGGATGCGTTTGAAAAAGCTGGTCAAAATGTACACGCTCGTTACGTTGGCTCCCGCCACGAGAATCAGCGCGGCGAACGTGTTCAGCAGCTTCAGTTCGGAGACGAGCAGGAACAGCGGTACAATATAGGCCTGAATCGGAATGAGCAGCATGGACACGATCAGGGTGAACATCAATTTTTTGCCGCGAAAATTCAGCCGTCCGAAAGCGTAGGCCGCCGGCGTCGTCAGCGCCAGCACGAACAGCGTCGACAGCACCGTGATCAGCACGCTGTTCGCCATCCAGCCGGTAAAGGGGTACTGCTCCAGCACCGCCTTGTAGTTGACGAAGGTGAAGGCGGCGATCCATTTTGGCGGATAGTTCATGATTTCGGCTTCCGGCTTCAACGAGGAGACGAGGGACCACAGCAGCGGAAAGACGAATACCGCCCCGATGACCGCCATGACGAGGTATGTCAGCGTTATTTTGAGCTTCATGTCACAGGTCCCCCCTAGTCTTCCAGCTTCAGCAGTCTGGATTGAATTTGCACGAATACGATCAAAATGAGCAAAGTGGCCATGCCAAGTACGGAGCCGTATCCAAGATTGTAGTTCTGGAACGCCGTACCGTACAAATACTGCACCAGGGTGAGCGTGGCCGTCCCCGGCCCGCCGTTCGTCATGACGAAGATCTGGTCAAAAATCTGGATCGTATTGATCAAGGTTAGCGTAATGACCATCGAGGTGATCGGCTTCAGCAGCGGCAGCGTAATCCGCATGAAAGCCTGCGCGCCCGTCGCCCCGTCGATCTTGGCCGCTTCGTACAGATCGGCGGAAATATCCTGAAGGCCGGCCAGATACAAAATCATGTTGTAGCCGAGAAACGACCATACCGTCACGATCGCGATCGACAGCAGCGCCCATTTTTCGCTCGTCAGCCATTCCACGGGGCCGAGCCCCGCCGCTTTCAAATAGTAATTCAGAATCCCGAAATTGTTGTCGTACAGCCAGTTCCAGATGATGCCGACCACTGCGGGAATCAGCACGTAAGGGATGATCGAAATCGTTCTTACGGCGTTTCGAAACCGCAGCTTCTGGTTAAGCAGCACCGCGACCAGCAGGCTGAAGACAATCAGCGGCGGCAGCGTCAGCAGCAGGAACAGCAGCGTATTTTTCAGCGAGACCCAAAATATCGGATCATGCAGCAGCTTCCTGAAATTGTTCAGACCGGCAAACTCCGCGTCGCCCACGATGTTCCATTTCATGAAGCCGATAAACAGCCCGGCCACGCTCGGGCCAAACCGGAAAACCAGGAAAACGAGCAAATAAGGCAACAGAAACAGCGCCGCGACTTTTCCTTGTGATTTCATAAAGTCGACAACCTTTCCAGCCGGCCGCTATTCGGCCAGCAAGCTATCCATGTCTTTCTTAAGCTGTTTTGCGATTTCATGCGGATCCTTGTTGTTCAAAACGGCGTCCTGCGCCGCCGTAAGAATCGGGCTCGGCGCCGTGCTGGAGAAGATTTGCGCCGCTTTGGGATGCGCCGGCAGCAGCACCGCGTTGTCCAGGCTGTTTATGAATGCTTCCCGTCCATCCATGCCCTCCGCCGTTTTCATGCCGTTGTTGCTGGACGGAAGCTGTCCGGATTTGGCCCATTGGCCCGAATTTTTGTCCAGCCAGCGTACAAACTCCACGGCCGCTTCCAGCTTGGCCGGATCTTCGTCCTTCTGCAGCGGGAAGGTCATGATTTCCGCCGCCCCCCAGGCGGCCGGCCGGTCGAATACCTGCGGATAAGGCGCGCTCGCCCACTGGATGTTGGAGCTTTCCAGCTTCGGCATCTGCCACGGGCCGTCGATGAACATCGCAACCTTGCCGCCCATGAAATCGTCGACCGGGGATTTCTCGCCCTTCGGTACAACTTTATATTTGAAAACGAGGTCCTGAAGAAAAGCGATCGCTTTGGCGGTTTTTTCTTCATCCAGGTCCACCGAGGCCATGTCTTCGGTAAACGGGTTGCTCCCCTGCTGGTTCAGAAGGGCGTAGATTTGATAAAATACGTGGTGGTTCATTGAGAAGCCCAGCCCGTACTGCACGACATTGTTTTCGTCAAAGCCGTCCTCGCCCGCATGTTTTCCATTGTTGTCCACGGTTAGCTTTTGCGCCGCGGCGATCAGTTCTTCCCCGGTTTTCGGCGCTTCGCTTATGCCTGCTTTTTCCAAAAGCTCTTTGTTGTAATAAAGGCCGTGCATATGGACGTCCAGCGGTACGGCGTATTGCTCGCCTTTATACTTCGTGCCTCCCCAGGCAAAGCCGGAGTAATTCGCCTCATCCATTCCCACCGACGCCACCGGCTTGCTGTCCAGGACGCCCATCTCCACGAACTGCCCCAGCTCGAACGGATGCATCACGAGCACCTCCGGCGGGTTGCCGCCTTTCATTTCCGTCAAAAACTTGGTGAACAGCGGCGTCCACTGCAAGGAAGTAAATTCCACGTGAATCTTCGTCTGCTGCTGGTTAAACACTTCGACCAGCGCCTGCATCGTGTTGAGATCGGGCCCCGTCCATCCGCCCCAGAAGTCGATATTGACGGTGTCTCCACTCCCGGTAGAAGACGTGCCGCCCGCTCCGGATTGCCCGCCCTGCGGCTTCGGGTCGGACGCGCATCCCGCCAGCGTCAAAGCCATTGCCATTGTTGCCAGTAACACTCTCATGGACCATCTCTTCATTTTCATGTGTTTTCATCCCCCTTGAAGGATTAATTCCGAGCAGTTAAGCGTTTTTGATAATGTAAGCGCTTTCTTATATGCCGTTGCTGATGCGCCGATCACCTCCTGAACCGGATTTAAATAAGCTTGCAACTTTTATTTATTAACGGGGAGAAGCTTTGGGCCGCCCCCCGGTGTTGCCTCGGGCACAAATTTTGCTTAGTTGCTCGGCCCGCCGCAGGATTTGCGCGTAACGATCCGCGTATCCATCTTTTTGGCGGCCTTTACGTTGGTCTGGTACCGCATCATCTCGATCAGCAGCTTCAGGCACTCGCCGGCCATGTCCTCCACCGGCAGATGAACCGTCGATAACGTCGGTACGGTGTAGTTCGTCACTTCATCGTTATCGTAACCGATGATCTCCAGTTCTTCGGGCACCTTCACGCCGCATTCGTCCAGCGCCTTCAACGCTCCGACGGCCATCTGGTCGCTGAGGGCGAATATCGCCGACGGCCACCCCCCGCCCTCCGGCTTTAGGCGTTTAACGGCCTCGTAACCGCCCTGTTCCGAAAAGTCCTCGTAAACGATCCACGCTTCGCCGACGTCCAACCCAAGCTCCGCGGCTTTGGCCATAAAGCCTTCCTCGCGCAGCCGGATCGCCCTGGAGGAAACGTCCGGAACGATCAGCCCCACCTTGCGGTGTCCGCGGCTATGCAGCAGCTCGGCCACCATCCCGCCGCTTTTGAAGCTGTCCACGCTGACGGAGGCATATTTGCCGGAATCCCGCTGGTACAGCACCACCGGCACGTTCAAGTCCGCCGCCTCCAGAAATTCATCGTCCTCCTCCGTCGAGTTGGCGATGATCGCCCCATTGAACCGCGTGCCGGTCACGAGGCTCTGGACTTCGCTCAGCTTCGTGCCCACGTAAGGGTGAATGAGCAGCTCGTATTCGTCTTCCAGCTCACTCATCGCATGCTGCAGTCCCTTCAAAAACCGCCCGACCAAAGCGGCGCGGGTGTCGAGCGTCCAGAACAGCGCAATGATCGGCAGGACCGTCTCTCCCCCGCTGCGCAAACGGCGCGCCGAGATGTTCGGCTGATAGTTGAGCTGTTTGGCGGCTTCAAGTATTTTCCGCTGGGTTGCGGCGGATATCCGGTATTTGTCCCCTTTGCCGTTCAGGACCATCGAGGCCGTCCCTTGCGATACATTGGCAAGTTTGGCGATTTCTTTAATACTGGCCATGACTATAACACCCCGTTCATATTCTTGGAAAAAACAAACAGCCTAATCTCCATTGTACATGGCCCTTGAAGACGAGAGCAATGAAATCCGCCGGACACGTTAGCAAAGCGAAGCTAAATCGTTTTGCTAAAACGTATTGCTAATACGTTTTTATTGTATTTTAAAAGCGCTTACATGTCAACGCAAAAATTATTTTTCCGACCGTAAACATAAGGACAACAATAGCCGCTATTTCGGTGAGCTCACCCATTTTGAGTGAAATAGAGGCATTTTATGCACTAGCGTTGCAAGAACACTAACATCAATTTTCAGCAAAACCCACATTTGGATTATTGAAACTATAAATGGATTTTTTTACAGTCATTTTTTAAGCTTAAGACCAAAAAGTCAAGGTTACCTAATGCGTAGGTCGCGATGTCCCATTAAATGTATATAATGGATATTATTACTTGAATTTGCTTGGCTTAATTATCCCAACCATTGTGCGCACCGATAACGCTTTGGGACCTGACCCCGGACGTCTCCCCGGACTACTTCGACTGGGTTTCCGATCCAGTTCGGTTCGAAAGGATCGCCATGAACGGTACAAGTACTCGCGGAGAATCCGGAGCACTTGCCAGTTTGTTTTTGCCGTTTGGGTGCTGTGCCGGATGTGCTCCACGAGCAAGGCAGTAATTAAAGCCAAGAATAACTGGTTCCAAATAGCCTGTGGTTTATGACTGTGCAGCTTCTTCAATCGCAAATGTTGCTTCAGCCATTTAAAATACAACTCGATGAGCCAGCGATTTTTATAGATCTGCGCGATTTCTTCAGCGGTCTTATCCCATACCGATGTAAAAATACGATAAGTCCGTTCCTGCTCGTCATAAAACTCCACCAAACGAACGGAATGTTCCATGGATCGGAAGGAACTGCCCACGCAAACCTTGGCGTCCCGCGTGATGTTCGAGCCTTCCGGAACAGGATACTCCTCAATGACGGTGGCAAGCGCGCGATCTCGCATACGGATCACAAACTGGATGTTGTCCTGGACCCATTGATCCATCCGGGCATAATCATCATAACCGCGATCCATCACATAAATCGCATCCGAGGGGACGACCAGTTCAACGGCCCCCGCACGATCCCCTACATTGAGCGAACTGGGGATCATGGCATCAGGAAATAGCTTGTCGGGAGCTGTAACAACGAGGCGCAGATGCATCTTGACGCCGCTACTCTTATTTGACATCTTGGCCCAACTTCCAAGTTGAAGCGGCAGTCGAATGCTGGAAGAATCAATGATGTGCAATTTCCCGCTCTGGCCCTGGTGGCAAGCACGTTGCTGTGTTTGTGATGCCAGATGCTGAAACATCCACTCCAACAGCTCCGTTGGGATCTGATCGAGTTTTCGGGATAATTGCGAGCCGCTGATACTCTCCAACTGTAGAAGCTGCTGAAGTTTCGGCTCAGCACGAAGTGCAATTTCCATTTCACCGTAAGATGACCATTGTTTCAACTGAGCATTGATGAAGAGCATGATCGCTTTCATCGTGGTAAGTTTCTTGGTGTAATGGTCGAAGAGTAAACGTTGATGCACATCGATGGGCAGTAAGGAAATCAGTTGACAAATGACCGTTTTAGCTTTAACGTTATCCATGGTTGGTCTCCTTTTGTAGAGAGTTATGGACAACGTACCTACCTCTTTACAATAGGAGATTTTTTATGCTTTTTCCATGAAAAATGATCATAATTACCCATATTTAACTAATATTTGATTATTCGCGTTAGGTTTTATGCAACGCTAGTGCATTTTATGCCGTTATTTCTCCCCGTCGCAAGAAAATCCCGGTCTGCTGGACCGTTCGTGGAAAAATAAGGGCAAAAAATGCCGTTAATGTGGAGGTACATGCCTGCATTCGGACAATAAGTACATAAAGTGCCGCTATTTTGCAAGGTTGTGGGGGATACGTCACTTAGCCGATGCACGGCAAACAAAAAAGCACGCGCCATTCGGATTGGCGCGTGCCCTTCATCATTTCCATCACACAAAAATTAGACTTTGAATTTAGCGACCAAACTCTGCAGCTCTTCCGCCATGGTGGCTAAAGTGGTCGCGGAAGCCGTGATCTCTTCCATCGACGCCA from Paenibacillus macerans includes:
- a CDS encoding IS4 family transposase; this encodes MDNVKAKTVICQLISLLPIDVHQRLLFDHYTKKLTTMKAIMLFINAQLKQWSSYGEMEIALRAEPKLQQLLQLESISGSQLSRKLDQIPTELLEWMFQHLASQTQQRACHQGQSGKLHIIDSSSIRLPLQLGSWAKMSNKSSGVKMHLRLVVTAPDKLFPDAMIPSSLNVGDRAGAVELVVPSDAIYVMDRGYDDYARMDQWVQDNIQFVIRMRDRALATVIEEYPVPEGSNITRDAKVCVGSSFRSMEHSVRLVEFYDEQERTYRIFTSVWDKTAEEIAQIYKNRWLIELYFKWLKQHLRLKKLHSHKPQAIWNQLFLALITALLVEHIRHSTQTAKTNWQVLRILREYLYRSWRSFRTELDRKPSRSSPGRRPGSGPKALSVRTMVGIIKPSKFK
- a CDS encoding carbohydrate ABC transporter permease, with protein sequence MKSQGKVAALFLLPYLLVFLVFRFGPSVAGLFIGFMKWNIVGDAEFAGLNNFRKLLHDPIFWVSLKNTLLFLLLTLPPLIVFSLLVAVLLNQKLRFRNAVRTISIIPYVLIPAVVGIIWNWLYDNNFGILNYYLKAAGLGPVEWLTSEKWALLSIAIVTVWSFLGYNMILYLAGLQDISADLYEAAKIDGATGAQAFMRITLPLLKPITSMVITLTLINTIQIFDQIFVMTNGGPGTATLTLVQYLYGTAFQNYNLGYGSVLGMATLLILIVFVQIQSRLLKLED
- a CDS encoding carbohydrate ABC transporter permease translates to MKLKITLTYLVMAVIGAVFVFPLLWSLVSSLKPEAEIMNYPPKWIAAFTFVNYKAVLEQYPFTGWMANSVLITVLSTLFVLALTTPAAYAFGRLNFRGKKLMFTLIVSMLLIPIQAYIVPLFLLVSELKLLNTFAALILVAGANVTSVYILTSFFKRIPNELEEAARIDGCKDFGIFAKIMLPLTKPAVSTVTILMFISNWNNFLWPMIAIRENALKPLTVGIAQFMGGANSTAQFQYGTSLAAACMAIIPSIIVFLSLQRYFVEGITNSGIKG
- a CDS encoding sialidase family protein; this translates as MLKKIEKELIMNGEKPFACCHASHLAVLEGGDALAVWFAGSREGADDTAIWGARRSGGVWSEPGKLADEPDEPCWNPVLLVLESGEIILFYKAGRLIKEWRTLFKRSADGGRTWTMAAELVPGDRGGRGPVRNKAIVLADGAWLAPASTEDGLWRAFTDRSDDRGRSWRRSGWVGIPGIGGEDAGPAGGISGSVTASASGSLAGSSGESAFGAAAGNGGVPADCSVPEGGVAPVDDAPLNGSAPGHGAASAIGGAAPASDIPVSEQSFYGRGVIQPSLWESRPGEVHMLLRSTEGQIYRSDSPDGGLTWSEAYPTGLPNNNSGLDVARLDDGTLVLCSNPVGANWGPRTPLTLDISRDNGLTWRREAVLEDGEGEYSYPALIVHGGILYLTYTWNRENIAFVRLRWK
- a CDS encoding extracellular solute-binding protein, with translation MKMKRWSMRVLLATMAMALTLAGCASDPKPQGGQSGAGGTSSTGSGDTVNIDFWGGWTGPDLNTMQALVEVFNQQQTKIHVEFTSLQWTPLFTKFLTEMKGGNPPEVLVMHPFELGQFVEMGVLDSKPVASVGMDEANYSGFAWGGTKYKGEQYAVPLDVHMHGLYYNKELLEKAGISEAPKTGEELIAAAQKLTVDNNGKHAGEDGFDENNVVQYGLGFSMNHHVFYQIYALLNQQGSNPFTEDMASVDLDEEKTAKAIAFLQDLVFKYKVVPKGEKSPVDDFMGGKVAMFIDGPWQMPKLESSNIQWASAPYPQVFDRPAAWGAAEIMTFPLQKDEDPAKLEAAVEFVRWLDKNSGQWAKSGQLPSSNNGMKTAEGMDGREAFINSLDNAVLLPAHPKAAQIFSSTAPSPILTAAQDAVLNNKDPHEIAKQLKKDMDSLLAE
- a CDS encoding dihydrodipicolinate synthase family protein; translated protein: MNRQSNSPMAGGVWPTMVTPFTASGQIDYEAQARAVEWYIAHGVNGLFAVCQSSEMFHLSLEERVKLAAFIKEKAAGRVPVIASGHISDDFAEQVRELNAMAGTGIDALVLITNRLAREEEGDDVWKHNLERLLKELPEQIPLGFYECPYPYKRLISPELLRWSAGTGRFCFLKDTSCDTGNIRFKLEATRDSGLKIYNANTATLLETLELGVHGYSGVMANFQPDLYVWLLQNWREQPEKADELTGFLSMTSLIEKQLYPVNAKYFLMLEGIFGNYGCRVKDHRSFTETNRLEVRQLRDLSRRISGQLSL
- a CDS encoding LacI family DNA-binding transcriptional regulator, with translation MASIKEIAKLANVSQGTASMVLNGKGDKYRISAATQRKILEAAKQLNYQPNISARRLRSGGETVLPIIALFWTLDTRAALVGRFLKGLQHAMSELEDEYELLIHPYVGTKLSEVQSLVTGTRFNGAIIANSTEEDDEFLEAADLNVPVVLYQRDSGKYASVSVDSFKSGGMVAELLHSRGHRKVGLIVPDVSSRAIRLREEGFMAKAAELGLDVGEAWIVYEDFSEQGGYEAVKRLKPEGGGWPSAIFALSDQMAVGALKALDECGVKVPEELEIIGYDNDEVTNYTVPTLSTVHLPVEDMAGECLKLLIEMMRYQTNVKAAKKMDTRIVTRKSCGGPSN